The following coding sequences are from one Candidatus Borreliella tachyglossi window:
- a CDS encoding DUF228 domain-containing protein, whose amino-acid sequence MQDKNNLETSLNNLLHQNDSLREEKESLRKAKSYAEVLEKLKQVNYNTYSSVFDKSGGLESANMYFAHKGVLKAFASERLQNFQAINFCYKCGVKLVIEEGLEPRVARGGGDDLYGICVDYDDLTKTATVISIASSFECIVLSHNDVKSGDRLVVDESGLFKSINSKSSYMHAVALSSACEFKDKPGYYGTKVMLLSKTIASAS is encoded by the coding sequence ATGCAAGACAAGAATAATCTAGAGACAAGTTTAAATAATTTATTACATCAAAATGATAGCCTTAGAGAAGAGAAGGAGTCTTTAAGGAAAGCCAAAAGTTATGCAGAAGTTTTAGAGAAACTTAAACAAGTTAATTATAACACATATTCATCTGTTTTCGATAAATCGGGTGGACTAGAATCTGCAAATATGTATTTTGCTCACAAAGGTGTGCTTAAGGCTTTTGCATCAGAAAGATTGCAAAATTTCCAAGCTATTAATTTCTGCTATAAATGTGGCGTAAAGCTAGTGATTGAGGAGGGGCTTGAGCCTAGGGTTGCACGCGGAGGGGGTGATGATCTTTATGGGATTTGCGTAGATTATGATGATCTTACTAAGACAGCAACAGTTATCTCAATTGCTAGTAGTTTTGAATGTATTGTGCTTAGTCATAATGATGTTAAATCTGGAGATAGATTAGTTGTTGATGAGTCGGGATTATTTAAAAGTATTAACAGTAAGTCTTCATATATGCATGCAGTGGCCTTAAGTAGTGCTTGTGAGTTTAAGGATAAACCAGGATATTATGGCACAAAAGTAATGCTATTAAGCAAGACTATTGCGAGTGCTAGTTAA
- a CDS encoding DUF1357 family protein — protein MKEASEKAIRPNMNVSPSELNGEALSGRATTGTGDEMISRAVWITRLADDHLSSSYSTQELLHAGHDLSGALDIQARELVKKYVAEKQILAVAGTLDIASLSLEVKNILLRLASANIDSCKNKNNSYSLMTFSRVNDVSGELNLRNKDNLINNYKDLRQAMLNEWHKIKQEFYTLKS, from the coding sequence GTGAAGGAAGCATCAGAAAAGGCTATAAGGCCTAACATGAATGTTTCACCAAGTGAGCTTAATGGGGAAGCTTTATCAGGTAGGGCGACAACAGGTACTGGTGATGAGATGATTAGTAGGGCTGTTTGGATAACTAGGCTTGCTGATGATCATTTAAGTTCAAGCTATTCTACACAAGAACTTTTACATGCAGGACATGATTTATCTGGGGCTTTAGATATTCAAGCTCGTGAACTTGTAAAGAAATATGTTGCAGAAAAGCAGATACTGGCAGTTGCAGGCACTCTTGATATTGCGAGCTTAAGTCTGGAGGTCAAAAATATACTCTTAAGGCTTGCTAGTGCAAATATTGATTCATGTAAGAACAAAAATAATTCATATAGCTTGATGACTTTTAGTAGAGTTAATGATGTTAGTGGGGAATTAAATTTAAGAAATAAAGATAATTTAATAAATAATTATAAAGATTTAAGACAAGCAATGCTGAATGAGTGGCACAAGATTAAGCAAGAATTTTATACGCTTAAATCTTGA
- a CDS encoding DUF1506 family protein, whose product MSALKDIYLTVSNLIRRYEQPMFLLKKTLVKNSENATISTKIDHDHLTKFNGIFLPLNKDETVELFGSKIYVNERYAKVYTLDGLNFRPEEQVLVEKSFLEIMSISGYFQNEIGYTVLMVRRL is encoded by the coding sequence ATGAGTGCGCTTAAAGATATTTATTTAACAGTATCTAACCTTATCAGAAGGTATGAGCAACCTATGTTTTTATTGAAAAAAACCTTAGTTAAAAATAGCGAGAATGCAACTATTTCGACAAAGATTGATCATGATCATTTGACTAAATTTAATGGCATATTCTTACCATTAAACAAAGACGAGACAGTTGAGCTTTTTGGTTCAAAAATATATGTAAACGAGCGTTATGCTAAGGTTTACACTCTAGATGGTCTTAACTTTAGACCAGAAGAGCAAGTATTAGTTGAGAAGTCTTTCCTAGAGATTATGAGTATAAGTGGATATTTCCAAAATGAAATCGGATATACCGTTTTGATGGTTAGAAGACTTTAA
- a CDS encoding anti-CBASS protein Acb1 family protein, which yields MIFKKVVNRFARVLGSEGHINPMELYKYSIFFRNYIENSVEDALRPGIYLEYLGVGFNVDLRLLGLELSDALLEAMISYRFNGAGYILIKPKSLDEDLSRGVNDELPVGFKYLDYRRLRDDRDNDCIQYLRDDGESIVIHKSRVIIYENFDYILGAHAPVYTQSLLLDICLLEQIYIEIEKRIEQYNFLFYKDEQLVSLMESLSSARSQVTGFKGRGLFATFFKSNDREDSIGDGVSGAGGSELDRTLSRLRDSLGNDGIFYSADGSARLEVIKYDLTFLKEAFELIRAKIGADTKEPLTRSFNEQVKGLGSDGKGDRSNYIDFLGTVQESAALAVNMKLNKHYRLNMKFNDLLILSDEQKLERDLKLLDAYSKYLELIKHNSLSGDEIETLRRKLNFSF from the coding sequence ATGATATTTAAAAAAGTAGTTAACAGATTTGCGCGTGTACTAGGTTCTGAGGGTCATATAAATCCTATGGAACTTTACAAGTATTCAATATTTTTTAGGAATTATATAGAAAATTCAGTGGAGGATGCTTTAAGGCCTGGTATTTATTTAGAATATTTGGGAGTGGGTTTTAATGTTGATTTGAGACTTTTAGGTTTGGAGTTATCAGACGCACTTCTTGAGGCTATGATAAGTTATAGGTTTAATGGGGCTGGGTATATTTTAATTAAGCCTAAATCTTTAGACGAAGATTTAAGTAGAGGTGTTAATGATGAATTACCAGTGGGGTTTAAATATTTAGATTATAGACGCTTAAGAGATGATCGTGATAATGATTGCATTCAGTATTTACGTGATGATGGTGAGAGCATTGTTATACACAAGAGTAGGGTTATTATATATGAGAACTTTGATTATATATTGGGCGCACATGCACCAGTTTATACCCAGAGTTTGCTTTTAGATATATGTCTTTTGGAACAGATATATATAGAGATTGAAAAGAGAATTGAGCAATATAATTTTTTGTTTTACAAGGATGAACAATTAGTGAGTCTTATGGAGTCTTTAAGTTCTGCTAGGAGTCAGGTTACTGGGTTTAAGGGTAGGGGATTATTTGCTACATTTTTTAAGAGCAATGATCGTGAGGATAGCATTGGGGATGGTGTATCAGGTGCTGGGGGTTCTGAGCTTGATCGGACGCTTAGTAGGCTTAGGGATAGTTTAGGAAATGATGGAATATTTTACAGTGCGGATGGTTCTGCACGTTTAGAAGTCATAAAGTATGATCTTACATTTTTAAAGGAAGCATTTGAGCTTATACGAGCAAAAATTGGTGCTGACACTAAAGAACCATTAACTAGAAGTTTTAATGAACAAGTTAAGGGTTTAGGTTCAGACGGCAAGGGAGATCGCAGTAACTATATTGATTTTTTAGGTACGGTTCAAGAATCGGCTGCACTTGCGGTTAATATGAAGCTTAATAAGCATTACAGGCTCAACATGAAGTTTAATGATTTGCTTATCTTAAGCGATGAGCAGAAGCTGGAAAGGGATTTAAAATTACTAGATGCATATTCTAAATATTTAGAACTTATAAAACATAATTCTTTAAGTGGTGATGAGATAGAAACTTTGAGAAGGAAATTAAATTTTTCGTTTTAA
- a CDS encoding DUF764 family protein: protein MLLSLYESQTFLIKVLLKFKEYLKRQSLNIELINSYNSLNLSDLPENHSDLLVVRPEGYEELVPRSLRSGGFYGNVNEFSLNFTIYFLGFTRDCCCELATYCNLHSVYEHFLEFLHESSHRFEFLQQLENSSKLSINYYIKAISNLNNEGIKNVSGGRNRSCIGLSQIYRANIQAVEI, encoded by the coding sequence ATGTTACTGAGTTTATATGAATCTCAAACTTTTCTAATCAAAGTATTACTTAAGTTTAAGGAATACTTAAAGAGGCAATCTTTAAATATAGAGCTTATTAATTCATATAATAGCCTAAATTTAAGTGATTTACCAGAAAATCATTCTGATTTACTTGTTGTAAGGCCAGAAGGGTACGAAGAACTTGTCCCACGAAGCTTAAGGAGTGGAGGGTTTTATGGGAATGTTAATGAATTTAGCTTAAATTTTACTATTTACTTTTTAGGGTTTACTAGAGATTGTTGCTGTGAACTTGCGACTTATTGTAACTTGCATAGTGTTTATGAGCATTTTCTGGAATTTTTACATGAAAGCTCTCATAGGTTTGAATTTTTGCAGCAACTTGAAAACTCGAGTAAGCTATCTATAAATTATTACATAAAAGCAATAAGTAATCTAAATAATGAGGGGATCAAGAATGTGTCAGGTGGACGCAATAGATCATGTATTGGGCTAAGTCAGATTTATAGAGCAAACATACAAGCTGTGGAGATTTAA
- a CDS encoding DUF3890 domain-containing protein yields the protein MKNEVEPLDYIYSRILDLLVLKTEEFSIKDFNVYLGLLEDILLSYDIGLKDLNDGKVFLLIYYFLGCELKKRGKLTHFDFSRVKSERFNEISVEYSDYVLRDEARVKDFCIAFNDLLREISRGKNKGLIGVI from the coding sequence ATGAAAAACGAGGTTGAACCTTTAGATTACATATACTCTCGAATATTAGACTTGCTTGTGCTTAAAACAGAGGAGTTTAGTATCAAAGATTTTAATGTGTATTTGGGGTTACTTGAGGATATTTTGCTTAGTTACGACATAGGGCTTAAGGATTTAAATGATGGTAAGGTATTTCTTCTTATTTATTACTTTCTAGGATGTGAGCTTAAGAAGAGAGGTAAGCTTACACATTTTGACTTTAGTAGAGTAAAGTCAGAGAGATTTAATGAGATATCGGTGGAGTATTCCGATTATGTCTTAAGAGATGAAGCACGAGTTAAGGATTTTTGCATTGCCTTTAATGATCTGCTAAGAGAAATTAGTAGGGGCAAAAATAAAGGATTAATAGGAGTAATCTAA